A single window of Methylomarinum sp. Ch1-1 DNA harbors:
- a CDS encoding roadblock/LC7 domain-containing protein has product MRADMLTSVLTELNGTSADIEASGVISTDGLMMASVLPAGLDEDRVGAMSAAMLSLGDRTAQELQRGGLEQVLIKGDSGYVLMTYAGEEAVLTVMAKPNAKLGLIFLDVKRAAESIAELL; this is encoded by the coding sequence ATGAGAGCAGATATGCTGACCTCAGTTTTGACTGAACTGAACGGAACATCGGCGGATATCGAAGCGTCGGGGGTAATTTCCACTGATGGTTTGATGATGGCCTCGGTATTGCCGGCGGGGCTGGATGAAGACCGGGTCGGTGCGATGAGCGCCGCAATGCTTTCGCTGGGTGATAGAACCGCCCAAGAATTGCAGCGCGGCGGTTTGGAGCAGGTATTGATCAAAGGCGACAGCGGCTATGTTTTGATGACGTATGCCGGCGAAGAAGCGGTGTTGACGGTGATGGCCAAGCCGAATGCTAAATTGGGGCTTATTTTCCTGGACGTTAAGAGGGCGGCCGAAAGCATCGCTGAATTATTGTAG
- a CDS encoding PAS domain-containing protein, giving the protein MISDMKAEDIMGEYKETTLNLYHSISRKVLYTEIETPYPDGKLIVSTTTPEGVITHVNQSFIEMSGYTEEELIGAPHSILRHPDMPPAAFKDLWDTVKRGEKWQGFVKNLRKDGGYYWVKATVIPNVRHGRVVGYTSVRRKPSRTKVEECIKLYPTLF; this is encoded by the coding sequence ATGATTAGTGATATGAAGGCCGAAGATATCATGGGGGAATACAAGGAAACCACCTTGAATTTATATCATTCAATATCCAGAAAAGTGTTATATACGGAGATTGAAACGCCTTATCCGGACGGTAAGTTGATTGTTTCCACAACCACGCCGGAGGGCGTCATTACCCATGTCAATCAGTCTTTTATTGAAATGTCGGGTTATACCGAGGAAGAATTGATTGGCGCGCCTCACTCGATATTGAGGCATCCCGACATGCCGCCCGCGGCGTTTAAGGATTTATGGGATACCGTCAAACGGGGAGAGAAATGGCAAGGATTCGTCAAAAATCTACGCAAAGATGGGGGCTATTATTGGGTCAAGGCGACGGTGATTCCCAATGTTCGTCATGGCCGGGTTGTCGGCTATACTTCGGTGCGCCGGAAGCCTTCTCGAACCAAGGTGGAAGAATGCATTAAACTTTATCCGACCCTGTTTTAA
- a CDS encoding phosphate/phosphite/phosphonate ABC transporter substrate-binding protein yields the protein MTFMFTVSPDFTPDHLSGWYIFNTWLQKQTGEGIHLEMYNDFQNQRQAIEDDKVDLIYANPFDAAMLVREKGFQPLVKAEGVADEAIIAVNADNAVEDVAHLSPGVKVAYTEDPDVQMMGMIMLEPGDLDGNNIKPQLCDSYVLVAKHLLRGDADVGIFLAEAYDDLSSVIKKQLRVLVRSQISVIHHALMIGPKLQHRRADIEAALLAMGQDEKTRGVLNSLGFSAWNKVDDEEMEFMIDLMDTLVI from the coding sequence ATGACGTTTATGTTTACGGTCAGCCCCGATTTTACCCCGGATCATTTGTCTGGCTGGTATATTTTCAACACCTGGTTGCAGAAACAGACCGGCGAAGGGATTCATCTGGAAATGTATAATGACTTTCAAAACCAGAGACAGGCGATTGAGGACGATAAGGTGGATCTGATCTATGCCAATCCCTTCGATGCCGCGATGTTGGTTAGGGAAAAAGGTTTTCAGCCGCTGGTGAAGGCGGAAGGTGTCGCCGATGAAGCGATCATCGCCGTCAACGCCGATAATGCGGTCGAGGATGTCGCCCATTTGTCGCCGGGCGTTAAGGTGGCTTATACCGAGGATCCCGATGTACAGATGATGGGCATGATTATGCTCGAACCGGGGGATCTCGATGGCAATAATATCAAACCGCAGCTCTGCGATAGCTATGTGTTGGTTGCAAAGCATCTGTTGAGGGGGGATGCCGACGTCGGGATTTTTCTGGCCGAAGCCTACGATGACTTGTCGTCGGTCATCAAAAAACAACTGCGCGTTTTAGTGCGTAGCCAGATCAGCGTTATTCATCATGCCTTGATGATCGGACCGAAATTGCAGCATAGGCGCGCCGATATCGAAGCGGCGCTGTTGGCCATGGGCCAAGACGAAAAGACTCGGGGCGTGTTGAACAGTCTAGGGTTCTCCGCCTGGAACAAGGTGGACGATGAAGAAATGGAGTTTATGATCGATTTAATGGATACGCTCGTTATTTAA
- a CDS encoding 5'-nucleotidase produces MEKLVVAISSRALFDLDESHNIFQQQGKEAFCRYQIEHENEILKPGFGFNLVKKFLNLNLLFPGEPLVEIILLSQNSADTGLRIFNSIEHYELDISRAAFTSGDSPYRYMPAFGAHLFLSANGEDVEKALASGYAAATIVCGSENVRSEQLRIAFDGDAVLFSDESERVYQQQGLDAFAEKERQDARKPLVGGPFKSFLAALHRIQAQCQQTPAPIRTALVTARSAPAHERVVRTLRAWDIRIDEAMFLGGRAKGPFLRAFGADIFFDDQQGHCQSAQQHKISAAHVPHGVASQKRP; encoded by the coding sequence ATGGAAAAGTTGGTGGTGGCGATTTCATCGAGGGCCTTGTTCGACCTCGATGAGTCGCACAATATATTTCAGCAACAGGGCAAAGAGGCTTTTTGCCGTTATCAAATCGAACACGAAAACGAAATATTGAAGCCGGGTTTCGGTTTCAATCTGGTCAAGAAATTCCTCAACCTTAATCTATTGTTCCCAGGCGAACCGTTGGTGGAAATTATCCTGCTGTCACAGAACAGCGCCGACACCGGTTTGCGCATTTTTAATTCAATTGAGCATTACGAGCTCGATATCAGCAGGGCAGCCTTTACCAGCGGCGACTCGCCGTACCGATATATGCCTGCCTTTGGCGCCCATTTGTTTTTGTCGGCCAATGGCGAGGATGTCGAAAAGGCGTTGGCCAGTGGCTATGCGGCGGCGACCATCGTTTGCGGCTCCGAAAACGTTCGCTCCGAGCAATTGCGCATCGCCTTCGATGGCGATGCGGTTCTTTTTTCCGATGAATCGGAGCGAGTTTATCAACAACAGGGGCTGGATGCATTTGCCGAGAAAGAACGTCAAGACGCCCGAAAACCCCTGGTCGGCGGGCCGTTCAAGAGCTTTCTAGCGGCTCTACACCGTATTCAAGCGCAATGCCAGCAAACACCGGCGCCGATTAGAACGGCTTTAGTGACCGCGCGTTCCGCGCCGGCCCATGAGCGGGTGGTGCGCACGTTAAGGGCCTGGGATATCCGCATCGATGAGGCGATGTTTTTGGGTGGGCGCGCCAAGGGGCCTTTTTTGCGGGCCTTTGGCGCCGATATTTTTTTCGATGACCAGCAAGGGCATTGCCAATCCGCGCAGCAACACAAGATTAGTGCCGCGCATGTGCCTCATGGCGTGGCGAGTCAAAAGCGACCTTGA
- a CDS encoding REP-associated tyrosine transposase — MSVKKYLHNPAHLFMDDAVYFITGATYQKQRFIIADGAKKLLLECMRKAFSDYGWELHHWVILDNHYHLLGRSDKGNDLPQLIKKIHAQSGFHIKRIADISGKVWWNYWDYCLRDENDYFRHLNYLFYNPIKHGYVTDLNDYPYSSFPDIMQQQGRAFLRNQFKHYADYKTLSLDDEF, encoded by the coding sequence ATGTCGGTTAAAAAATATCTGCACAATCCCGCTCATTTGTTTATGGACGATGCGGTTTACTTTATTACCGGTGCAACCTATCAAAAACAACGGTTTATAATTGCTGATGGTGCAAAAAAATTGCTGTTAGAGTGCATGCGTAAAGCATTTTCAGACTATGGCTGGGAACTGCATCATTGGGTGATTTTGGATAACCATTATCATCTACTGGGCAGAAGCGATAAAGGAAATGATCTGCCTCAATTGATTAAAAAAATACATGCGCAATCCGGTTTTCATATCAAGCGAATAGCAGATATATCGGGTAAGGTGTGGTGGAATTATTGGGATTATTGCCTGCGTGATGAAAATGACTATTTTCGACACTTGAACTATTTATTTTATAACCCGATTAAGCACGGTTATGTGACCGACTTGAATGACTACCCATATTCCAGCTTTCCGGACATTATGCAACAACAGGGGCGTGCATTTTTACGGAATCAGTTTAAACATTATGCTGACTATAAAACGCTATCGCTAGATGATGAATTTTAG
- the epmB gene encoding EF-P beta-lysylation protein EpmB — protein MELNNTSWQQQLAEAFTDLNDLCRHLNIAIEDLPVLADHKAFPLKAPRSFVDCIEAGNPADPLLRQVLPLQQELSDLPGFSADPVGDLDALAEAGVLHKYQGRALFIMTGACAINCRYCFRRNFPYSDVQLTPQRQARAIAYLKTHPDISEIILSGGDPMLLSDDKLIALIRQLEQIPHLERIRIHSRLPIVLPARVTPALLDCLRLCAKPVVIVLHANHGNELSDAVKGACGQLKNQGVTLLNQSVLLKGVNDTVSALCELNEKLFSIGVLPYYLHMLDKASGTGHFAVSQEQALLLMNQIKKHLPGYLTPKLVKEVAGAPNKIMIS, from the coding sequence GTGGAACTTAACAACACTAGCTGGCAGCAACAGCTTGCCGAGGCCTTTACCGACCTAAACGATTTATGTCGTCATTTAAACATCGCTATCGAAGACCTACCGGTATTAGCGGACCATAAAGCCTTTCCACTGAAGGCGCCGCGCAGCTTCGTCGACTGTATCGAAGCAGGAAACCCGGCCGATCCGCTGCTGCGTCAAGTACTGCCATTGCAGCAAGAGCTATCCGATTTACCCGGTTTTAGCGCCGACCCGGTAGGCGACCTGGACGCGCTAGCGGAAGCGGGCGTCCTGCATAAGTATCAGGGACGGGCGTTATTCATCATGACGGGCGCGTGCGCGATCAATTGTCGTTATTGTTTCCGCCGCAACTTCCCTTACTCGGATGTGCAATTAACGCCACAAAGACAAGCCAGGGCGATCGCCTATTTAAAAACTCATCCCGATATCAGCGAGATAATACTCAGCGGCGGCGACCCGATGTTGCTAAGCGACGACAAACTGATTGCCTTGATTCGGCAACTGGAACAAATCCCTCATCTCGAACGCATCCGCATACACAGTCGTTTGCCAATTGTATTGCCGGCGCGCGTCACCCCCGCCCTCCTCGATTGTCTTCGCCTATGCGCGAAACCGGTGGTTATCGTGCTGCACGCCAACCATGGCAATGAATTAAGCGACGCCGTAAAAGGGGCATGCGGCCAACTGAAGAACCAGGGCGTCACTTTATTGAATCAAAGCGTTTTATTGAAGGGCGTTAACGATACCGTGAGCGCCCTATGCGAACTCAATGAAAAGTTATTTTCGATAGGCGTATTGCCGTATTACCTGCACATGCTCGACAAGGCCAGCGGCACCGGACACTTTGCCGTCAGTCAAGAGCAAGCGCTGTTATTGATGAACCAGATTAAAAAACATCTACCCGGTTACCTAACGCCTAAATTAGTCAAAGAAGTGGCCGGGGCGCCGAACAAGATAATGATTTCTTAA
- the efp gene encoding elongation factor P, translated as MATYSTNEFKAGLKIMLDADPCSIIENEFVKPGKGQAFNRVKIRNLKTGRVIERTFKSGESVEGADVVEVEMQYLYNDGEFWHFMEPNTFEQYQADASAVADAVKWLKEQDICTMTLWNDAPLIVTPPNFVELAITETDPGLKGDTSGGGGKPATLETGAVVRVPLFVQIGELIKVDTRTGEYVSRVKE; from the coding sequence ATGGCTACCTATAGCACCAACGAATTTAAGGCCGGTTTGAAAATTATGCTGGATGCGGACCCTTGTTCGATTATTGAAAATGAATTTGTAAAACCAGGCAAGGGACAAGCCTTTAACCGGGTGAAGATCAGAAACCTTAAAACCGGACGTGTGATTGAACGCACCTTCAAATCGGGAGAATCGGTTGAAGGCGCCGATGTGGTCGAAGTCGAAATGCAATATCTGTATAACGATGGAGAGTTTTGGCATTTCATGGAGCCAAACACGTTTGAACAATATCAGGCCGATGCCAGCGCCGTGGCCGATGCGGTCAAATGGTTGAAGGAACAGGATATTTGTACGATGACGTTGTGGAATGATGCGCCTTTGATTGTGACGCCGCCAAACTTTGTTGAATTGGCGATCACCGAAACCGATCCCGGCTTGAAAGGCGATACTTCCGGCGGTGGGGGTAAGCCGGCCACGTTGGAAACCGGCGCCGTTGTCCGCGTACCGTTATTTGTCCAAATCGGCGAATTGATTAAAGTGGATACGCGCACCGGCGAATATGTCTCCCGCGTCAAAGAATAG
- the epmA gene encoding EF-P lysine aminoacylase EpmA — protein sequence MSEAWRPSCQVEQLRARAQLLAAVRAFFQSRKVLEVETPLLCQATGTDPQLDFFCTDGQRSVQRSSLYLQTSPEFAMKRLLAAGSGSIYQICKAFRNGESGRFHNPEFTILEWYRVDYCLHELMHEVAELITTLLEPHRVLGPTRIIAYQQLFIDETGLDPLVFSVEQYRDYARRQGFGEAIDICEDNHSMWLDFIFSHKIQPSMGEESLCLVHGYPAIQSSLARISASDARVAERFEVFVRGIELGNGFFELADAAEQEERFDQEIAERRSRRLPAVEKDRRFLAALQSGLPDCSGVAIGLDRLLMILTGAACIDDILAFPIARA from the coding sequence GTGTCGGAGGCATGGCGTCCGAGCTGTCAGGTGGAGCAGTTGCGCGCGAGGGCGCAATTGCTGGCGGCGGTTCGGGCCTTTTTTCAATCCAGAAAGGTGCTGGAGGTGGAAACGCCGCTGTTGTGCCAGGCCACCGGAACCGATCCGCAACTGGACTTTTTCTGCACTGATGGACAAAGGTCGGTTCAGCGGTCCTCGCTGTATCTGCAAACTTCGCCGGAATTCGCTATGAAGCGTCTGTTGGCGGCCGGCAGCGGTTCCATTTACCAGATTTGCAAGGCTTTCAGGAATGGCGAAAGCGGCCGTTTTCACAATCCTGAATTTACCATTCTGGAATGGTATAGGGTCGATTACTGTTTGCATGAGTTGATGCATGAAGTCGCCGAATTAATCACGACGTTGCTGGAACCTCATCGAGTCTTAGGACCGACGCGGATCATCGCTTATCAGCAATTGTTTATCGACGAAACGGGGCTGGATCCGTTGGTTTTTAGCGTCGAGCAATACCGTGATTATGCGCGAAGACAGGGTTTTGGAGAGGCCATAGACATTTGTGAGGATAATCATTCGATGTGGTTGGATTTTATTTTCAGTCATAAAATTCAACCGAGCATGGGTGAAGAGTCGTTGTGTTTAGTGCATGGCTATCCGGCCATACAGTCTTCGCTGGCGCGCATCAGTGCAAGCGACGCGAGGGTTGCCGAGCGTTTCGAAGTCTTTGTTCGAGGAATCGAGTTGGGTAACGGTTTTTTTGAATTGGCGGACGCCGCCGAGCAGGAAGAACGCTTCGATCAAGAGATTGCCGAGCGGCGATCGCGGCGCTTGCCGGCGGTCGAAAAAGACCGTCGTTTTTTGGCGGCGCTGCAGTCTGGTCTGCCTGATTGCAGCGGTGTGGCGATTGGCCTGGACCGGCTGCTGATGATCCTGACCGGCGCCGCCTGCATTGATGATATACTGGCGTTTCCTATCGCCAGGGCTTGA